From the genome of Bordetella sp. H567, one region includes:
- a CDS encoding DUF1840 domain-containing protein, with product MLISFRSKAGAEVLMLSHHAAPLLRAAGKTVPDAFPERGVFTPEQLPQAIAGIEKAVALAPHHPEDHENDPDAPAVHPMARPVGLQQRAYPLLDLMKKALAKGVNVTWELASSW from the coding sequence ATGCTGATCTCGTTTCGCTCCAAAGCCGGCGCGGAAGTCCTGATGCTCTCGCACCACGCCGCCCCCTTGCTGCGGGCGGCGGGAAAGACCGTGCCCGATGCATTCCCGGAACGCGGCGTGTTCACGCCCGAGCAATTGCCACAGGCAATCGCCGGTATCGAAAAGGCGGTAGCGCTGGCCCCCCACCATCCCGAGGACCACGAAAACGATCCGGACGCGCCGGCGGTGCACCCCATGGCAAGGCCCGTGGGGCTGCAGCAGCGCGCCTATCCGCTGCTGGACTTGATGAAGAAAGCGCTCGCCAAGGGCGTGAACGTGACGTGGGAATTGGCCTCGTCGTGGTGA
- a CDS encoding DUF6531 domain-containing protein, whose translation MGMGAGRIGRVGKVVAAAAVAAVCAGMAAWAYGAAAAGSAGRAAAAAAYAPQASAAPHGPAAAPTHEGTCAVSRLGQPCPAGDTAAQGAPAPMLNLGAGNPIHLVTGNKYQREVDLPGPGGGVGLELVRHYNAMDTRAGPLGRGWRFSYDTRLHWRMADGRAQIAQADGSRMDFRCHATCLPLGHAAGRLERRQGSDIRWRWQWRDGRTLHFDAAGRLARIDGADGHHVRILRDTTPGATAGAIAEVVDEAGKALRFTYEAGLAGVRLARIDTPHGRYLYRHDMPSRRMDEQQPRARNATPGGPAVPSAGSVQAAGQQAREEADGDPTDTRTRAGKGPRRAFRLSTVVHPAGWQREYAYEPALQSGNPYLLTGIAWRVGDGAAPLRTHSWAYDGQGRAVLSMHGALDAARDRVEIGYIATPQSDGTAGLTRVRGPAGTTDFHTVIRGGRPLLLRVDGAGCPGCAAPGLQADYDAGGRLTRLNGLHLARRAASRAGSDARPDDGALLALRATDSGWPGLAMSFNTSDARGRLAGWSSDATGEETRREDDDARVMERRYANGDVWRHAYDDAGRPVEIIMRSATHALRTTIAWRGGSPARVDHPHERETRRHDSGGRLVARTVHRPALAPGDTAYGYRERYTWDEHGRLLRHELPEGGRLTYAYDAAGRVARIAWEDRGKIQELLRALPQGGYVHGNGLRTQGLLRHGDLDALMVDDPAMPGRAPILLQRLRYDAAGHIAGERLHVAGWHGAYAYGHDGEGRLASAAATLAWHGEGAPHPHVPAFRGDAPAASLTHAPHAAAHPPAIDRTATRIWRHAWRAGGDALATQDGATTQIHRARRDASGLPIAHGELRLHYGPDRRLASVARGHVELARYTHNAYGERIRRRSQDRTEDYLYASNRLAAIARPLPAGEMGVVQRFVYAGWVPVAMILYPRPRPLGRADGPTHPPVFHAVHADAIGLPHAITDAGRQVRWRALWSPTGAAIAIGGDLSMPLRQPGHVHDPATGLHDNYLRTYDPRAGHYLEPDPAGPMPDTQAYGYADQQPRRHIDPHGLLLFAFDGTSRDRGARTNVALMSGWYADGTVFYHRGPGFARPRMVDAATGASSPDILETQWNALLREIAARGHAGTLAIDLLGYSRGAALAMHFGNMIAERHRAGRFWTRDPVLGTVSACADLRFVGLFDAVAQFGVLGSRNEDYNLAVSAEWRWVAHAVALHERRRLFPLSVPPEASPNVVSAPFIGAHGDIGGGYLPQPADLESARPGGDLSDVALAWMLKQAADAGAAFLPPPAAFQRIDNPVLHDERGRRGRRAGEDRAVLQGGGDTLAATQGEHPRYGDAPRAEVEAFIHRVRGWTDTDESAVGTVDMAGYRDWLRRTLDLQLPS comes from the coding sequence ATGGGGATGGGCGCTGGGCGCATCGGTCGCGTGGGCAAGGTCGTCGCAGCGGCCGCGGTGGCGGCGGTCTGCGCAGGCATGGCGGCGTGGGCATACGGCGCGGCGGCCGCCGGTTCGGCGGGCCGGGCCGCCGCGGCCGCGGCGTATGCACCGCAAGCGTCCGCGGCGCCACACGGCCCGGCCGCGGCGCCGACGCATGAAGGGACCTGCGCGGTGTCCCGCTTGGGACAGCCTTGCCCGGCCGGCGATACGGCCGCGCAGGGCGCGCCGGCGCCGATGCTGAACCTGGGCGCCGGCAATCCCATCCATCTGGTCACGGGCAACAAATACCAGCGCGAGGTCGACCTGCCCGGCCCGGGTGGCGGCGTGGGCCTGGAGCTCGTCCGGCACTACAACGCGATGGACACGCGCGCCGGGCCGCTGGGACGCGGATGGAGGTTCTCCTACGACACGCGCCTGCACTGGCGCATGGCCGATGGCCGCGCGCAGATCGCCCAGGCCGACGGCAGCCGCATGGACTTTCGCTGCCATGCGACGTGCCTGCCGCTGGGCCATGCGGCGGGCCGGCTGGAACGGCGGCAAGGCAGCGACATCCGATGGCGCTGGCAATGGCGCGACGGCCGCACGCTGCATTTCGACGCCGCCGGGCGGTTGGCGCGTATCGACGGCGCGGATGGGCATCATGTCCGCATCCTACGCGATACTACGCCCGGCGCGACGGCGGGCGCGATCGCCGAGGTGGTGGACGAAGCGGGCAAGGCGCTGCGCTTCACCTACGAAGCCGGCCTGGCCGGCGTCCGGCTGGCGCGCATCGACACGCCCCACGGCCGCTACCTCTATCGCCACGATATGCCGTCCAGGCGTATGGACGAGCAGCAGCCCCGCGCCAGGAACGCCACGCCGGGCGGTCCTGCCGTCCCATCCGCAGGCTCGGTGCAGGCAGCTGGACAGCAGGCGCGAGAGGAGGCCGACGGGGATCCCACGGACACGCGTACTCGGGCCGGCAAGGGCCCACGCCGCGCATTCCGGCTGAGCACGGTCGTGCACCCGGCGGGATGGCAGCGCGAATACGCCTACGAACCCGCGCTGCAAAGCGGCAACCCCTATCTACTGACCGGCATCGCGTGGCGCGTCGGCGATGGCGCCGCCCCGCTGCGCACGCATAGCTGGGCCTACGACGGACAGGGCCGTGCCGTGCTGTCGATGCATGGTGCCCTGGACGCCGCGCGCGACCGCGTCGAAATCGGCTACATCGCAACGCCACAGTCCGACGGCACGGCAGGCTTGACGCGCGTGCGCGGCCCGGCGGGCACGACGGATTTCCATACCGTCATCCGCGGCGGACGCCCGCTATTGCTGCGCGTGGACGGCGCGGGATGTCCGGGCTGCGCGGCGCCCGGGCTGCAAGCGGACTACGACGCAGGCGGCCGGCTGACGCGCTTGAACGGCCTGCATCTGGCGCGGCGCGCGGCTTCGCGCGCCGGTAGCGATGCGCGCCCCGACGATGGCGCCTTGCTGGCGCTGCGCGCTACGGATTCCGGATGGCCGGGCCTGGCCATGTCCTTCAATACGTCGGACGCGCGCGGCCGCCTGGCTGGCTGGTCTTCCGATGCTACGGGCGAGGAAACGCGGCGGGAAGACGACGACGCGCGAGTGATGGAACGGCGTTATGCCAACGGCGATGTCTGGCGGCATGCCTACGACGATGCCGGCCGCCCCGTGGAGATCATCATGCGTTCGGCGACACACGCGCTGCGGACCACGATCGCGTGGCGTGGCGGTTCGCCGGCACGCGTGGATCATCCGCACGAACGCGAGACGCGCCGCCACGACAGCGGGGGGCGGCTCGTGGCGCGCACCGTGCATCGTCCCGCGCTGGCGCCCGGCGATACGGCCTATGGCTATCGCGAACGCTACACCTGGGATGAACACGGCCGCCTGCTCCGGCACGAACTGCCGGAAGGCGGCCGGCTGACCTATGCCTACGATGCGGCCGGCCGCGTGGCCCGCATCGCGTGGGAGGACCGCGGCAAAATCCAGGAGCTGCTGCGCGCCTTGCCCCAAGGCGGTTACGTGCATGGCAACGGCCTGCGCACGCAAGGCCTGCTGCGCCACGGCGACCTGGATGCCCTGATGGTGGACGACCCCGCGATGCCGGGCCGCGCGCCCATACTGCTGCAGCGCCTGCGCTATGACGCCGCCGGCCACATCGCGGGAGAGCGCTTGCACGTCGCCGGCTGGCACGGCGCGTACGCCTACGGCCATGACGGCGAGGGCCGCCTGGCCAGCGCCGCTGCCACGCTGGCATGGCATGGCGAAGGCGCGCCGCATCCGCATGTACCGGCTTTCCGCGGCGATGCGCCAGCGGCTTCCCTCACGCATGCCCCGCACGCCGCGGCGCACCCACCCGCCATCGATCGCACCGCGACACGCATCTGGCGCCATGCGTGGCGAGCCGGGGGCGACGCACTGGCCACGCAGGACGGTGCCACGACGCAGATCCATCGGGCGCGGCGCGACGCCAGCGGCCTGCCCATCGCGCATGGCGAGCTGCGGCTGCACTACGGCCCGGACAGAAGGCTGGCCAGCGTGGCGCGGGGACACGTCGAACTGGCGCGCTATACGCACAACGCCTACGGCGAACGCATCCGCCGCCGTTCCCAGGACCGCACGGAGGATTATCTCTATGCATCCAACCGGCTGGCCGCGATCGCACGCCCGCTTCCCGCAGGCGAAATGGGCGTGGTTCAACGCTTCGTGTATGCGGGCTGGGTGCCGGTGGCGATGATCCTCTATCCCCGGCCGCGCCCGTTGGGCCGCGCCGACGGCCCAACGCACCCGCCGGTCTTCCATGCGGTGCATGCGGACGCCATCGGGCTGCCCCACGCCATTACCGATGCCGGCCGCCAGGTGCGCTGGCGCGCATTGTGGTCGCCCACGGGCGCCGCCATCGCGATCGGCGGCGACCTGTCCATGCCGCTGCGCCAGCCCGGCCATGTCCACGACCCCGCAACGGGCCTGCACGACAACTACCTGCGCACCTACGATCCCCGGGCCGGCCATTACCTGGAACCGGATCCCGCCGGCCCCATGCCCGATACACAGGCCTACGGCTACGCGGACCAGCAGCCGCGCCGCCATATCGATCCGCACGGCCTGCTGCTGTTCGCCTTCGACGGTACGAGCCGCGATCGCGGCGCGCGCACCAACGTGGCCCTGATGAGCGGATGGTACGCGGACGGCACCGTGTTCTACCATCGCGGGCCCGGCTTCGCGCGGCCGCGCATGGTGGACGCCGCCACGGGCGCCTCATCGCCCGACATCCTGGAGACGCAATGGAATGCGCTGCTGCGCGAGATCGCGGCCAGGGGCCATGCGGGTACGCTCGCGATCGACCTGCTGGGCTACTCGCGCGGGGCGGCGCTGGCCATGCACTTCGGCAACATGATCGCCGAGCGCCATCGAGCCGGCCGGTTCTGGACGCGCGATCCCGTGCTGGGCACGGTCAGCGCCTGCGCGGACCTGCGCTTTGTCGGGCTGTTCGACGCGGTCGCGCAGTTCGGCGTACTGGGCTCGCGCAACGAGGACTACAACCTGGCGGTATCCGCGGAATGGCGCTGGGTGGCGCACGCCGTGGCGCTGCATGAACGCCGCAGGCTGTTTCCGCTAAGCGTGCCTCCGGAAGCCAGTCCCAACGTGGTCAGCGCGCCGTTCATCGGCGCGCATGGCGACATCGGCGGCGGCTATCTTCCCCAGCCGGCAGACCTCGAAAGCGCACGGCCGGGCGGCGACCTGTCGGACGTCGCGCTCGCATGGATGCTCAAGCAGGCCGCGGACGCCGGTGCGGCCTTCCTGCCCCCGCCCGCGGCGTTTCAACGCATCGACAACCCCGTGCTGCATGACGAACGCGGCCGCCGGGGCCGGCGCGCCGGCGAAGACCGCGCCGTGCTGCAAGGCGGCGGCGACACGCTGGCGGCGACCCAGGGCGAGCACCCGCGATACGGCGACGCGCCGCGCGCCGAGGTCGAGGCCTTCATCCACCGCGTGCGGGGGTGGACCGACACCGACGAATCCGCCGTGGGCACGGTAGACATGGCGGGCTATCGCGACTGGCTGCGGCGGACGCTGGATCTGCAGCTTCCATCGTGA
- the argS gene encoding arginine--tRNA ligase, with the protein MLPEQQHLLVSLLQNAVGTLMPEARPVILLERPKVAAHGDVATNVAMQVAKAAKRNPRELAQAIVDALRADVRARDIVDAAEVAGPGFINIRVTAAARQAVLAAIAAQGDAYGRAARHGEKVLVEFVSANPTGPLHVGHARQAALGDAICRLYDAVGHDVTREFYYNDAGNQIQNLAISVQARAKGLGPDAAGWPEDGYKGEYIVDIAKEFMAGAAVRAADGEETVATGDVENLEDIRRFAVAYLRCEQDRDLQAFDLTFDNFFLESSLYSTGRVEQTVAQLIASGHTYEDEGALWLRTTELGTGDDKDRVMRKREGGYTYFVPDVAYHVNKWERGYRCAVNVQGSDHHGTVARVRAGLQALDLGIPKDYPAYVLHKMVKVMRGGEEVKISKRAGSYVTMRDLIDWVGRDAVRYFLIQRRADTEFVFDVDLALSQSDENPVYYIQYAHARICSMVGQSGESEPDIAAADITRLTAPSEFALMQRLAEFPGVIQLAAQELAPHHVAFWLRDCAADFHAWYNAERVLVDDVALKRARLRLAAATRQVVANGLALLGVSAPQRM; encoded by the coding sequence ATGCTCCCTGAGCAACAGCACCTTCTTGTCTCTCTACTGCAAAACGCCGTCGGCACCCTGATGCCGGAAGCGCGGCCCGTCATCCTGCTGGAACGCCCCAAGGTCGCGGCCCATGGCGACGTGGCCACCAATGTCGCCATGCAGGTGGCCAAGGCCGCCAAGCGCAATCCGCGCGAACTGGCGCAGGCCATCGTCGACGCCTTGAGGGCCGACGTCCGCGCGCGCGACATCGTCGACGCGGCCGAAGTGGCGGGACCCGGCTTCATCAATATCCGCGTTACCGCGGCGGCGCGGCAAGCCGTGCTGGCCGCCATCGCGGCGCAAGGCGACGCCTACGGCCGCGCGGCGCGCCATGGCGAAAAAGTGCTGGTCGAATTCGTCTCGGCCAATCCCACCGGCCCGCTGCACGTGGGCCATGCGCGCCAGGCGGCGCTAGGCGATGCGATCTGCCGCCTTTACGACGCCGTGGGCCATGACGTCACGCGCGAGTTCTATTACAACGACGCGGGCAACCAGATCCAAAACCTGGCCATCAGCGTGCAGGCGCGCGCGAAGGGCCTCGGGCCGGACGCGGCCGGCTGGCCGGAAGACGGCTACAAGGGCGAATACATCGTCGACATCGCCAAGGAATTCATGGCCGGCGCCGCCGTGCGCGCGGCCGATGGCGAGGAAACCGTCGCCACCGGCGATGTCGAAAACCTGGAGGACATCCGGCGCTTCGCCGTGGCCTACCTGCGCTGCGAACAGGACCGCGACCTGCAGGCCTTCGACCTCACCTTCGACAACTTCTTCCTGGAAAGCTCGCTGTACAGCACCGGCCGCGTCGAACAGACCGTCGCGCAGCTGATCGCCAGCGGCCATACCTACGAAGACGAAGGCGCGCTGTGGCTGCGCACCACCGAACTGGGCACCGGCGACGACAAGGACCGCGTGATGCGCAAGCGCGAAGGGGGCTACACCTACTTCGTGCCGGACGTCGCCTACCACGTGAACAAATGGGAACGCGGCTACCGCTGCGCCGTCAACGTCCAGGGCAGCGACCATCACGGCACCGTGGCGCGCGTGCGCGCCGGCCTGCAAGCCTTGGACCTCGGCATTCCCAAGGACTATCCCGCCTACGTGCTACACAAGATGGTCAAGGTGATGCGCGGCGGCGAAGAGGTCAAGATCTCCAAGCGCGCCGGCAGCTACGTCACCATGCGCGACCTGATCGACTGGGTGGGACGCGATGCCGTGCGCTACTTCCTGATCCAGCGCCGCGCCGATACCGAATTCGTGTTCGACGTCGACCTGGCGCTGTCGCAAAGCGATGAAAACCCGGTCTACTACATCCAGTACGCCCACGCGCGGATCTGCTCCATGGTGGGCCAGTCCGGCGAAAGCGAACCGGACATCGCCGCCGCCGACATCACGCGATTGACGGCCCCGTCGGAATTCGCGCTGATGCAGCGCCTGGCCGAATTCCCCGGCGTCATCCAGCTCGCCGCCCAGGAACTGGCACCGCACCACGTGGCCTTCTGGCTGCGCGACTGCGCGGCTGACTTCCACGCCTGGTACAACGCCGAACGCGTGCTGGTCGACGATGTCGCCCTGAAGCGTGCCCGGCTGCGGCTGGCGGCGGCCACCCGGCAGGTGGTGGCCAACGGGCTGGCGCTGCTGGGCGTTTCCGCGCCCCAGCGCATGTAG
- a CDS encoding SPOR domain-containing protein — MAKRKPAKRSSERGSTLYGVLTGLLIGLVVAAAVAFYVTRAPVPFVDRASRHADQSPLPDVHNAPDPNAGLYGRDGAAGTAPTGPTATPSPPVPGAQPAPSGPAPGSSGQDDLGALIATLPSTPEPAPRATDKPADKPAEKAAPKPPAPAATASASPAARDTAKDGGGKYFLQAGAYRAADDAEALRARILLLGLPVAVQRAEVNGKPINRVRVGPFARLDDMNRARTRLGENKIEVAVVRQ; from the coding sequence ATGGCCAAACGCAAACCCGCCAAGCGATCGTCCGAACGCGGCAGCACGCTCTACGGCGTGCTGACCGGCCTGCTCATCGGCCTGGTCGTGGCCGCCGCGGTGGCCTTCTACGTCACGCGCGCGCCGGTGCCCTTTGTCGACCGGGCCTCGCGCCACGCCGACCAGTCCCCCCTGCCCGATGTGCACAACGCCCCGGATCCCAACGCAGGCCTGTACGGCCGCGACGGCGCCGCCGGCACCGCGCCGACCGGTCCGACGGCAACCCCGTCCCCGCCCGTGCCGGGCGCCCAACCCGCGCCTTCCGGGCCGGCGCCGGGCTCCTCGGGCCAGGACGACCTGGGCGCGCTGATCGCCACGCTGCCCAGCACCCCGGAGCCCGCGCCCCGCGCCACGGACAAGCCCGCGGACAAACCCGCCGAAAAAGCGGCGCCCAAGCCGCCGGCCCCGGCGGCGACGGCCAGCGCCAGCCCGGCGGCCCGCGACACCGCCAAGGACGGCGGCGGCAAGTACTTCCTGCAGGCCGGCGCCTATCGGGCCGCCGACGATGCCGAAGCCCTCAGGGCTCGCATCCTGCTGCTGGGCCTGCCGGTGGCCGTGCAACGCGCGGAAGTCAACGGCAAGCCGATCAATCGCGTGCGGGTGGGCCCGTTCGCCCGCCTGGACGACATGAATCGCGCCCGCACCCGGCTGGGAGAAAACAAAATCGAAGTGGCGGTGGTCCGCCAGTAG
- a CDS encoding thiol:disulfide interchange protein DsbA/DsbL has translation MSTLFRRLLAVSALAATALFAPLSHAQAPQSTGPAYQVINPTIPSDHQGKIEVMEFFAYTCPHCAAMEPMVESWAKTAPADVVLVQVPIAFNAAMKPLQQLYYTLQALNRPDLHTKVFAAIHQEHKQLFTKAAMADWAASQGVDRKKFDETFDSFSVVTQAERATQWAKQANIDGTPSYLVGGKYLTSPVMAGNSYQGAIDEVNKLIPMARDGK, from the coding sequence ATGTCCACACTGTTTCGCCGCCTGCTGGCGGTTTCCGCCCTTGCCGCCACGGCGTTGTTCGCGCCCCTCAGCCACGCCCAAGCCCCACAGTCCACCGGCCCGGCCTACCAGGTGATCAATCCGACGATCCCCAGCGACCACCAGGGCAAGATCGAGGTCATGGAGTTCTTCGCCTACACCTGCCCCCACTGCGCCGCGATGGAGCCCATGGTGGAAAGCTGGGCCAAGACCGCCCCGGCCGACGTGGTGCTGGTGCAGGTGCCGATCGCATTCAACGCGGCCATGAAGCCCTTGCAGCAGCTGTATTACACCCTGCAGGCCTTGAACCGCCCGGACCTGCACACCAAGGTGTTCGCCGCCATCCATCAGGAACACAAGCAGTTGTTCACCAAGGCCGCGATGGCGGATTGGGCCGCCTCGCAAGGCGTGGACCGCAAGAAGTTCGACGAGACCTTCGATTCGTTTTCCGTCGTCACCCAGGCCGAGCGCGCCACGCAGTGGGCCAAGCAGGCCAATATCGACGGCACGCCGTCCTACCTGGTGGGCGGCAAGTACCTGACGTCGCCGGTCATGGCCGGCAACAGCTACCAGGGCGCGATCGATGAAGTGAACAAGCTGATCCCGATGGCGCGCGACGGCAAGTAA
- the metC gene encoding cystathionine beta-lyase translates to MASPSKHLDTLLQHTGIADFDPATGAAPVGLPPVRTSTVRFQNLDALDNAERRKAAGERVVAYGRMGLDTHVALEDVFKHLEQGTHCYLAPSGLSAITLAFMSLLSAGEHALVADNVYGPVHALDQAVLGRLGIEITYFAPNHDDIDALVRPNTKLIYVESPGSLLFEMLDIPALAEKARQHGLVLASDNTWGSGYIYQPLALGAQVSVVAGTKYVGGHSDLMLGAVVTNDEELARRINKTQYAMGYSISADDAWLALRGVRTLPLRMPQHARNALQVCEFLAARPEVARIYHPALPSDPGHALWQRDCTGSNGMMSVALRLAPAQARVFVDSLRLFSIGYSWGGFESLVQLVSLQMLAGHRYWQGDAQAVVRLHIGLESPQDLIDDLRQALDMAGR, encoded by the coding sequence ATGGCCTCTCCATCCAAGCATCTAGATACGTTGCTGCAGCATACCGGCATCGCCGACTTCGATCCCGCCACCGGCGCGGCGCCCGTGGGGCTGCCGCCGGTGCGCACCAGTACCGTGCGCTTCCAGAACCTGGACGCGCTGGACAACGCGGAACGCCGCAAGGCCGCGGGCGAACGCGTGGTGGCGTATGGCCGCATGGGCCTGGACACCCACGTGGCGCTGGAAGATGTCTTCAAGCATCTGGAACAGGGCACCCACTGCTACCTGGCGCCCTCCGGTTTGTCGGCCATCACGCTGGCCTTCATGTCGCTGCTGTCGGCCGGCGAACACGCGCTGGTGGCGGACAACGTCTATGGTCCCGTGCATGCCCTGGACCAGGCCGTACTGGGCCGGCTGGGTATCGAGATCACGTATTTCGCGCCGAATCACGATGACATCGATGCGCTGGTGCGCCCGAACACCAAACTGATATACGTGGAATCGCCCGGCTCGCTGCTGTTCGAAATGCTCGATATCCCGGCCCTGGCGGAAAAGGCGCGGCAGCATGGGCTGGTGCTGGCCAGCGACAACACCTGGGGCTCGGGCTATATCTACCAGCCCCTGGCGCTGGGCGCGCAGGTATCCGTGGTGGCGGGCACCAAGTACGTCGGCGGGCATTCGGACCTGATGCTGGGCGCGGTGGTGACCAACGACGAGGAACTGGCGCGGCGCATCAACAAAACGCAGTACGCCATGGGGTACTCGATCAGCGCGGACGATGCCTGGCTGGCGCTGCGTGGCGTGCGCACCCTGCCGCTGCGCATGCCGCAGCACGCGCGCAATGCCTTGCAGGTCTGCGAGTTCCTGGCGGCGCGGCCGGAGGTGGCGCGCATCTATCATCCCGCCCTGCCGTCCGATCCCGGGCACGCGCTGTGGCAGCGCGACTGTACCGGGTCCAACGGCATGATGTCCGTGGCGCTGCGGCTCGCGCCGGCGCAGGCGAGGGTGTTCGTCGACAGCCTGCGGCTGTTCAGCATCGGTTATTCATGGGGCGGCTTCGAAAGCCTGGTGCAGCTGGTGTCGCTGCAGATGCTGGCGGGCCACCGTTATTGGCAGGGCGACGCCCAGGCGGTGGTACGGCTGCATATCGGCTTGGAATCGCCGCAGGACCTGATCGATGATCTGCGGCAGGCGCTCGACATGGCGGGCCGGTAA
- a CDS encoding LysE family translocator: MPDLHTLTTFFGIAVLLALSPGPDNLFVLMQSALWGRSAGLMVVLGLCTGLLGHTAAVAVGLAAVFAASPLAFTVLKWAGAAYLAYLAWQAFRAPAGAAGRATPPRMKPAALYARGIVMNLTNPKVLLFFLAFLPQFATPAAGPVGPQIVVLGGVFMLATLLVFGAIAFFSGAAGALLQRSARARRILYTCAGLVFAGLALRLATSVR, translated from the coding sequence ATGCCGGATCTCCATACCCTGACCACCTTCTTCGGCATCGCTGTGCTGCTGGCGCTGTCGCCGGGGCCTGACAACCTCTTCGTGCTGATGCAATCGGCGCTGTGGGGCCGGTCCGCGGGCCTGATGGTGGTGCTGGGCCTGTGCACGGGACTGCTGGGCCATACGGCGGCGGTCGCGGTGGGCCTGGCCGCGGTCTTCGCCGCATCCCCCTTGGCCTTCACGGTGCTGAAATGGGCGGGCGCGGCGTACCTGGCCTACCTGGCATGGCAGGCATTCCGCGCACCGGCCGGTGCGGCCGGACGCGCGACGCCGCCGCGCATGAAGCCCGCCGCGCTGTACGCGCGCGGCATCGTCATGAACCTGACGAATCCCAAGGTGCTGCTGTTCTTCCTGGCTTTCCTGCCGCAGTTCGCGACGCCGGCGGCGGGCCCGGTCGGTCCGCAGATCGTGGTCCTGGGCGGGGTCTTCATGCTCGCGACCTTGCTGGTGTTCGGCGCCATCGCGTTCTTCTCTGGCGCGGCGGGCGCACTGCTGCAGCGCTCGGCGCGCGCACGGCGCATCTTGTATACCTGCGCCGGCCTGGTCTTCGCGGGATTGGCGCTGCGATTGGCAACGTCGGTGCGCTAG
- a CDS encoding MBL fold metallo-hydrolase: MNPNEHKLEYPWGDSQPEPGVADEVAPGVRWIRMPLPFALDHINLWLLRDEIDGRQGWTVVDTGISRDEVRTLWERIFEEQLDGLPVLRVLVTHMHPDHVGLAEWICRRWDAPLWMTMTDYAVACLFSRGSATSNGGAGAGGDDAVAHFARHGLADPQAQQQIRERAGYYPNLVPAMPARFTRILDGDRIRVGAHEWRVIVGHGHAPEHASLYCAALNVLISGDMVLPRISTNVSVFNYEPEANPLPLYLRSLDAYGDLPADALVLPSHGRPFKGLHERIAQQHAHHADRLAEVMEACAQPCSASDVVPVLFKRKLDLHQLTFAMGEALAHLHALYFEGRLTRRTGDDGVVRFVAA; the protein is encoded by the coding sequence ATGAATCCAAATGAGCACAAGCTGGAGTACCCGTGGGGCGACAGCCAGCCCGAGCCGGGCGTCGCCGACGAGGTCGCCCCCGGCGTGCGGTGGATACGCATGCCGCTGCCTTTTGCCCTGGACCACATCAACCTGTGGTTGCTGCGCGATGAAATCGATGGCCGCCAGGGATGGACGGTGGTCGATACCGGCATCAGCCGCGACGAGGTCAGGACGCTGTGGGAGCGCATCTTCGAGGAGCAGCTGGACGGCTTGCCCGTGCTGCGCGTGCTGGTCACCCACATGCATCCGGACCACGTCGGCCTGGCGGAATGGATATGCCGGCGCTGGGATGCGCCGCTGTGGATGACGATGACGGACTATGCCGTCGCCTGCCTGTTCTCGCGCGGCAGCGCAACGTCCAATGGTGGCGCCGGTGCCGGCGGCGATGACGCCGTGGCGCACTTCGCCCGCCATGGCCTGGCGGACCCGCAAGCGCAGCAGCAGATCCGCGAGCGCGCGGGCTACTACCCCAACCTGGTGCCGGCGATGCCCGCGCGCTTCACGCGCATCCTGGACGGCGACCGCATTCGCGTGGGCGCGCATGAATGGCGGGTCATCGTCGGCCACGGCCATGCGCCCGAACACGCGTCGCTGTACTGTGCCGCGCTGAATGTATTGATTTCCGGCGACATGGTGTTGCCGCGCATATCCACCAACGTCAGCGTCTTCAATTACGAACCCGAAGCCAACCCGCTGCCCTTGTACCTGCGTTCCCTGGACGCCTATGGCGATCTGCCGGCCGATGCGCTGGTGCTGCCTTCGCATGGACGGCCGTTCAAGGGGCTGCACGAGCGCATCGCGCAGCAGCATGCCCACCATGCGGACCGTCTGGCCGAAGTGATGGAGGCTTGCGCGCAGCCTTGCAGCGCCTCGGATGTGGTGCCGGTGCTGTTCAAGCGCAAGCTGGACCTGCACCAGCTGACCTTCGCCATGGGCGAGGCGCTGGCGCATCTGCATGCCTTGTACTTCGAAGGGCGCTTGACGCGCCGTACCGGCGACGATGGCGTGGTGCGCTTCGTGGCGGCCTGA
- a CDS encoding MerR family transcriptional regulator encodes MTSATWTISELAREFDITPRTIRFYEDQGIVSPSRDGRNRVYHARDRTRLKLALRGKRLGLQLSEIRTLIDMYDGPGDTEAQQLREYLAVLERHRVTLERQRQDIADTLAEIAGQEAECRRLLDERA; translated from the coding sequence ATGACGTCCGCCACCTGGACCATTTCCGAACTCGCCCGTGAATTCGACATCACGCCGCGCACGATCCGGTTCTACGAGGACCAGGGCATCGTCAGCCCGTCGCGCGACGGGCGCAACCGCGTCTACCATGCCCGCGACCGCACCCGTCTGAAGCTGGCACTGCGGGGCAAGCGGCTGGGCCTTCAGCTGTCGGAGATTCGGACGCTGATCGATATGTACGACGGGCCCGGGGACACCGAAGCGCAGCAGCTGCGGGAGTACCTGGCGGTGCTGGAGCGGCACCGCGTGACGCTGGAACGGCAGCGTCAGGACATCGCGGACACCCTGGCGGAGATCGCCGGACAGGAAGCCGAGTGCCGGCGGCTGCTGGACGAGCGCGCATAG